The nucleotide sequence TCTTTATAGCAGAGGATGAAGATGGTGTACTTGTACTTAACTTTCCTGAATCACTGGTTATCGATTCGGCTTTCCGGGTATCTGATTCTGGCATCATGGACCATATGTTCTCAAGCTCCCTAACCACCTCTGCCATTTTAGGCCGGGCTTCTGGCTCGTCTTCGCAACACTTCAGGGCCAAGGTCAAGAATTTCTCTACATGCTCAGATGGATAGGACCCCATGCGGTCATCAATGATCGAAAATATTACGCCAGATTGATACGCGACATTAACCTACCATAAAAAAAACTATGTCATCCTCAAGTATCATAGAATGTTGTCATATCATAAGAGATAGGAAATAATTAAGATTATTTATTCACATGGTGAGTTTGATCTAATTACACATGTTTATAGGTAAATTACCTCTCTAACAATGTTCTTGCCATGTGAGATTGGTTGCATCCCAGTCAAAAGTTCCAGAAACACAACCCCAAGACTATAAACATCGCTTTTATCAGTCAACTTGTGAGTTAGGAAGTACTCTGGATCAAGATAACCCTGCATATAAAAGAATGAAAATTAAAGTCTATAATTTCAACTTTAACATGAGCAAGTCCTATCACAAAAGCCTTACTTACCGGGGTGCCCTTTACCACTGTGGATACATGGCCAGGGACAACTCCTTCAAGATCAGGAACTGGAGCGAGCCGCGAAAGTCCGAAATCAGCCACTTTTGCTGTGAACTTAGAGTCCAATAATATGTTGCTGGCTTTAACATCTCTGTGGAATATTGGAGGATCAGCTTCAGTGTGTAAATACATAAGACCCTTTGCTGATCCTAGCGCAATCTTCAATCTCATGGCGAAACTCAGAGGATCTTTTGCTGTAACTGTTGTAAAACATAAGCATACACTTAAAGAGATACaacataaaaggaaagtaaaacaaATTATCCAAAATATCATTGTGCTTCTTATTCGAACCGGATAGTGTACCTGAAATGTGTTCCCTTAGTGTACCATTCGGCATGAATTCATAAACCAGCATCTGCAAGCACAAAGCAACAATCCAAATGCAAGAATCTTAACAGAAAGGGAGTTCACAATGATAAAAAGAAAATGGACTTGCATAGCATTTACTAAAATGGAGCATAGAATGTTTAAACTTTCTGAAATTAAAAGCTAAAGGTACCTGTTCACCCTCTTCATCACAGTATCCAAGGAGAGACACAAGGTTGCGATGATGTAGCCTCGAAAGTAATGATATTTCTGTGAGGAACTCTTTCTCACCTTGCAGTGACCCCTCCTGCGCACGTTTAATGGCAACAACGGTGCCATCAGAAAGAATACCTTTGTAAACCTTGCCATAACCTCCTTGTCCTACTTGAGAAGAGTTGCTAAAATTGTTGGTAGCAGCAGATAATTCTCCAAAAGTGAAGGCCCTTACACCATCAATTTTTATTGAGATCTTAGATGCTGCAAGTAAAGAGAATCAAGTGTTAACATATCCTTTTATAAAAACTCAAGCTTCATGCACAAGGCACTTGTGATAGGTGAAAGAGCAAAACTAAAACTCACAATGACGACGCTTCGAAACTACAGGACGATCTTTCAACTTCACTCTTAATATAAGGAGTGTAACTATTGCAGATAACGTCACGGCGCAGGCAATTGATCCTAAGATTATGCCAGCCAAAGCACCTGTACTTATCTTTGAATTTGAAGACTTGGGGATGACCACTGCATAGAAAGAATTGTAATAACAGCTTAATCTATATAGATAAGACTTTGAATTTGTAATTCTCAGTGAGCTAAAGAAAATGTGACCCAAGTTTTATTGTGATTGTCAAGCattaaatcaaatttgaaatCTTGAGACTTACCACCCTTGTAAGGATCAAGGAGATTGAAGCCAAGTAACTCATAAGGACCAAACAAATCACTGTCTTGAATGTGCCATCCGGTGAACATGGTCATGAGCCGTAGGAGCTCGGTTGTATTGAAAATATGAGAGCTGCTGTTATCAACATAAACTGGAAAAAGCTTCAAGTCCATTCTCAACCGAGGTCCGGCTTgccaataaaaattaaattgaagcTGATCCATCTGTATACTAAGACCTGTACTCAGGTATTCCTGAAAGGAAAACACATATGGTCGAAAATCCGAAAATCCAGGACTTTTCAGCCGATAACCGACAAGCAATGGTGCTGCACAGAAACAGTCCAAGGAATATTCGAAAGGAGGAGGGCACGCTTGAGCAGGGCATGAGCTGGAATTTGTTGAAACAATGCCATTTGTGTTATTGTCAGCAGTCTCAGATCCACAGAATTGAACCAAGGACTTATTATTTGAGCATAGAGGATTCCCATTGAGCCTGAAATACATCAATTTTTGCATTACAATGTGACAAAGTAATTTATAAATGATCATATCTAATGCTCATCACCACTATATATAATTAACAAGCATAAAAAGGATCGAAAGCCGGTGTATTAGAACTATACGAGAGTGTGACATTTGGAGGAATATCAGTAGTGCCTGATATGCTTGTAAGGCTATTGTTTTGCAACTCCCTGCAAGATGAGAAACATATGCTTAGCATTTCGGAAATTTCGATAACATCTATAAAAAGGAACATGAAAAATGTCAACAACATTCAAAAAATATGAAAACCACAGATAAACACTCCCAAATACACATCTAAGTGGCCAAAAATTGTAGAATTCATCACTTCTGATCTTACAAGATAAATTTTTTGCCATTCAAAGTCTTGTTCTGCCAAATGGTGGAAGAAACACTGCCTTTCAATAAATTGTTTTCAAGTGACCTGCCAGAGAAGATAATTTAGTCAAAACTCGAAAGTCATCATCTACTTTATAACATGATGCCATGATTGTTCCATAGAAATATTATCTTACTAAGCAATTCAAGGTAAAATGTTTGAAAAGGATGCTAAATAGAAAGAAACTTACAATCTTTGAAGAACAGGAAGACTAGAAAAGTAGGATGGAATAGTTCCAGTAAGCTTGTTGTTCGATAAATCACTGCATATATTAGTGGATATCAGAAACTAAAAGTAAAAACATTCTGTATGCAAGGAAAAATATTCACACGAAAGAGATCCTTACATGGTTGTGATGTTGTTGGAAAGCTTGTTGCTAGGAATTGATCCATTCAACTGATTGGAACTGAGGTCTctgaaatttttataaataatagtCAGTAAAACATTTTCAGACTACATAACTCTATTTATCATCACTACACATGGTACAAAATCTTATGTTACATGAAAATTAGATCATGGAACTTACAGATAAAGAAGGCGGGGTATCCTGCTTAAATCAGGAACTGGTCCTCTCAAGTTGCAATTCCTAAGACTCCTGATAAAACCAATCAACTAAATTAAGAAATTTTATTAAGCAGAGGGACGGAGAAACAGCAACAAAATTGTGTCCTACAAATATAGCcaaaaagaaaatggaaagtaataaaaatagaatatggCATTGTTCTTCAATTATCGGCTTCAACAAAGTACTAAGCCATCTAAAAAGGATTTTATGGAGGGATTTTTCAACATTCTTTATGACTATtagattattataaaataaaattttgtttcCTACATATAAGAAATCAATCACCAAGATTCTCAAAATCTATTGCATAGCAAATTCACTTACATTTTCAGCAGTTTTGACATGTTGCCATAAGAACTTGGAATAGTATTTCCCTCAAAGTTATTGTTATCAAGTTGACTGCAAGAACAAGAAGATTCGAAACAACAAGTTAGAAACATAATTTTACAACAAGACTCTGCGCTTTTTCccaagaaaagaagatgaaaagaaTAACAAACCATACATTATAAGTAAGTTTGGCAACTTGTAGAGGTCACTCGGAAGATATCCTGTTAATTTGTTGTTATCAAGAAGACTGCAAGTCCAAAGATTTTCGCATCACAACAAAGGATAAAACAGAATCAAGAAAGTTATTTGAATGGATGCAATTATATCAATGATATCCAGTCATCATCAACTTACAGATGAACAAGACTCGGCAACCGGAAAAGCTCCGGTGGGATCTGTCCGCTAAGTGAATTATTGTTCATGTGGCTGCTCCATCAAAGGGAAAAAGATGAAACCATTATGGTAACAATACAAGTGAAGTAGAAAAATTAAGACTAATTGAACAACACTTTGATCATAAAGAACCTTACAAGTGCTTTGTCTTGTTCAGGTTTGCAAATGATTTAGGTACAGGCCCTGATATATTGTTCTGATCAATTTGTATCCTATCCAAATTCGGAAGATAGCCGAGCTCATCTGGTAGTGGACCAGTTAAGTTGTTTCCATTCAGAAGCCTACAAAAccaataaaaaactaaaatttgagagagaatttgaattatttttttcttctataATCTTATAGGAACCAGAATTCAAAACTGATTCACAGACAAGGATATTTATGTAACAAAGTGATTCAAATTTACCAAGGCAATAAAACAACCTTGTTATTGAACCAAATGGTGACAGAAAAAAAACACAAGCCAAAATTGAAATCTCAACTTACAAGAGTTGCAAAGTTTTGATTTCACCGATTTCCTTCGGAATACTCCCAGTTATCTTGTTCCACATAAAGTTCCTTAGAGAACAAAGAAAAGCATATATCAGAGGAAGAAGGATAAATTAACAGCTGCAAAAAAAGAGTAAAAATGGCATCTAGAAATTGCTAAATTGGAAAACCATTCACAATATTAGTCCTTTCTTAAACATCAATTTAGACAAAGTCTTACAATCTTAACAAACGGGTTAAGTTGCCGAGCTCGGGTGCCAAATTTCCTGTCAGGTTCAAACTCAGTAATTgcctacaaacaagaaaaacaaatggAAGCTTAGAAATGTTCATATGGATTTTATGGAAAAGAAATGTCAAATAGAAGATAGAGGCCATACAGTTCTTGAACATGTAGATATCCATCATCCAATGTTTCATTGTAGCACAAAACTCCTGTCCACTTCGATGTACATGGATCATTATCTCCCCAGTTGCTCAAATTTCCATTAGGGTCATTCAATCTTTGCTTTATGGCATTCAATGCTTCAACTACATATTAAAACAAAAGCAATCATCTCATCATCAATGGAACAAACAGTTACCTACACTACACATTATCAGCACTGCTTCATAaagttttttctttaattatttggATAATTATTGCAAGGGACACATGAATACTGCATTTGCACAATTGTTTTTACCAAGTTTTCTTATGATCTTTAGCACAACAACAATTATACACAGAGACAAATTAATGGACTGGAAATATTCACTTCTAGAAGAAAAGCATCATGGAATATATATCAAACCAAAATGAAAGTAGAAGGGTAAAACCTTCAACAGGGTCAGTGATATTATTCTCCGCCGAAACATGTAGCAAGTAGCAGCAGAACCACAAGATGAAAAGAACTTGATGCTTGCAACCCTTTGAAAGATACATCCCGGCAAAGTAGATATCAACGAAACTCTTAAATGTTTCTCATGAACCAAGCAAGCTACTTTTCTCTCTCTGAAAGCAACAACTTAGGTAAGAAACATCCATGGATGCATAAAAGCCTAAGTTCAAAACTAAAGAAGAATATCTATTTTAGATAAAACCCCACGTATGCATAAAGTACAGAATTTACAATAGTTATCAAACTAAAAGGCAAAAGCAATTCAGTGTAGAAAACCAAGGCATATCAAATCAACGAAGAAAATAACAGAATTAAAAGCAAAGTCAAAGCTAAAATGCAAATACAAATAACTATTAGGCTCTTAATTTAGAGAGTAAATACTTGgagaaacaaaaaggaaaaaggatGGCAACTAAAGAAGAAAATTTGAGATAGCGGCTGAATGTTTTGATCAAGAAAGAGTCTAAATTGGAATAAAAAACTATCCAAAAAATGCAAAAAACACTAGCACAAGAGGTTAAAGCAAATAAGAGCTGAATATTATGAACAAAAAAGAATCTAACTTGGAAGCAAATAGTATAACTAAGCAAAAACAAAGACTTCGGGTGGCTACAATCAAGATAATTAACAACTGAATACTATGAACAAAAAAGAAGCTTTGAATCAAACACTATGAACAAAACAAGAACTAACACATGGGGCGTCAACTATAAGTTAAAGAAGAAAACCAGCATATAAAGAAGAGTACCTGAGATAATTAAGAGCTAAATATTATGAGCAAAAAAGACTCTAACTTTGAAGTAAATGGTATGAAGAAAGCAAAAATTAACACAGGGGGTGGCAACTATGTATCTATGGAACCAAATTAAAAAAGAATACCTGAGATAACAGCTATaaagaaagagaataatgatatataaagaaagaaaacaaaaatttaaactaCCACATGGGTGTAGTTGCAGCTAAAGTTACCAAAAGATAGTGAGGCATGAACATATGATGAAAATGAAAGGGATGAAGAAGAGTGAGTAGGAGTAGGACCAGGTCAGCACACACAACAAATGCAGCAGGAAATGTAGGTGGTGGAGTTGATGATGAATGCAATGCCATCACTGTCATGAAAACTGTAGCTTTTCTGAATCCAAATTCAATGGGAATTTCTCAGTATAAAATAAAGGGAGAAAATGGTTGAAACttgaaagagaaagagaggtataataataataataataataataataataatgtgtgTAGTTGAAGACTTTGACTTTTGTGGGGGATGAATGAAAATTGAAGgaggagagaaagaagaagaagagaaagcaaAACCCCCGAATGAGACAGCTTAGACAAgcaatgaataaaaaaattgagtGAAGAAAGACGCAATACACAAAATGTTTGATATTTCTACATCAAATCAAAAGCGTACCCTGGATAAATAGACAATAAATAAAAGACACACATTATTTAGTAACGGTTAATtataaaaaggttaaaattatAGGTGTAattaattttatgtgaaattaataattgagaatggttaaataatttgataattttattaatttatgaatCCTATTAGTATAAAGAATTTGGGAAGATAGCTAGTATGACAGCTGTATAAAGAATACGAAGAGATAGctagtataattttattttttttttccaaaaaatggTAGTAATTTTCATTATTACAAGTTAATGGGAATGGAtcctctctattttttttaacacttgaAAGAATAAAGTGTAATCTCTCACTTTTAATTCTATGAGTGGGACCAAAATTAAATAAGAGAGAGCAATGAAAGATGAGATTCTACATTGGACACCATCCAATTTTTTTTCCACTAGGATCCACTCCAAGTTAATAACTCACAAGAGGCTCAATCTGTACTTGAGGAGCTTAACCTTCTTCCCTCATTCTTGCATTAAGTTTTCTTAGCATGTCATAAATTTGATCACATTCATGATGTAATCTATCACAAGCAACAAAATTATGAACCTCATTCCTTAACTCAACCATACTTCGACCTACAATCTTCTTCAACCTATTTTCCTTTACCAATTTCCTAATATTTGCAGCATTATGCCAATTCTTGTCCCCACAATAAATATTTGATAAAAGTACATAATACCCTGCATGATTAGGGTCTAAGGAAAAAAGATTCTGAGCTGCAAGTTCTCCCATATTTATGTTTTGATGAATCTTACATGCACCAAGCAAGGCTCCCCACACATTAGCACCAGCTTGCATTGGCATGCGATTGATTATTTCCAAGCCTTTATCTAGCTCTCCAATCCGGCCAAGAAGATCAACCATTATGGCATAGTGCTCTGAATTCGGCTTCAATTGGTACTCATTTAACATTGTATCAAATATTTTTATCCCTTCTTTAATCAAACCTGCATGACTACAAGCAAACAGAATAGAAAGGAAGGTTACATGATTAGGCTTAACATGTGAACTATCAACCATCTCGTTGAATAACTTCAATGCTGCTTCTCCTTGCCCATGGAATCCATAAGCTGCAATGATTGAGCTCCACACAACAACATCTTTATGTGTAATTTGTTTGAAAACTTTGTTAGCGTTATCTATGCTACTACATTTTGCATACATCTCTATGAGAGATGCGCCGACAAAAATGTTATTGTCAAATCCACATTTAGTTAGGAAACCATGAAGACAAACGGCTTGTTGAAGAATCCCCAAATCCGAGCTAGCAGCAAGAATCTTCACGAGGGCAATTGCATCGGGTAGGGTTCCGGTAGATAACATGTTGCGGAAAATGCCCATTGACATGTGAGCCATTCCAATTTCAGCATACCCACTAAACAAAACAGCCCAAGAAACTACATCCTTCTCTGGCATTCTGTTGAAGAGGCTAATTGCATTTTCAGGCTTAAAGCATTTCATGTACATGTCCATAAGAGCTGTAGAGACTGCCATATCCAATTCAAGACCATTGTCAATTGCTAATTTGTGAATCTTCATACCCTCTTCCAGATTGGACATGTTAGTGCATGATCGCAGTACACTAACAATAGTAACCCTGTTGGGTTCAACTCTGTTATCAATCATTTGATTGAAAAGATCTAATAACTTGGTTTCAGCTCCATTATCAGTATAACAAGCAACCATTGAGGTCCAAGATATAATATCCTTATCAGGCATTTTCTCGAACAAGTTATATGCACTCTTGATAGAACCAGTTTTTGCATATAAATTCAGCAGTGCATTGGTCAAACATAACTTGGTGTCATAGCCCTTTCTTTTTACATATCCATGGATACTTCTTCCAAGCTTAAAATCCGATAACTGAGCACAAGCGCAAATAGCGCTAACAAGTGTCACTGGATCAGGACTCACATTCTCTGACGCAACCATTTGTGAGAAAAATGCAAGTGCAAGTTCAGGATCGCGGCTTCGTTCGTAGCCTGTAACCATTGAAGTCCATAAAACCACATCTGGATTTGGATACTCCATAAACACTTTTTCAGCATCATTCATTCGTCCACATTTCGAATACAACTCAATCAAGGCAGATCCCACAAACACATCCTTATTCATTGCCTCTTTCTTGAGAAAACCGTGAATCATTTCGCCCAGTTTCAGCCTCTGCAAACCAACACATGATTTCAAAGAAATTGATACTGTGAAATTGTCAGGTCTTTCCTCAGCTGATAAAGCACATGCATTCATCCGATGAAACAGGCAGAGTGTCTCTACCCATTTTCGTTCTAAACAATAGCTCCTAAGCATAGCATTCCACAGATGGACAGTTCTACAAGGTGATTCTTCGAATAGCTTATATGCTTCTGTAACTGAAGCATATTTAGCATAAAGAACATTAAGATTGGTAGCAATGAAACTATCGTGGGCAAGGCCCAATTTCAAACATTGGGAGTGCAACTGTGCAATTGATATCTTACTGCAGCAAGTTCCCAATAGCTTCACTAAGAGATTCCTCCGGTGCATATGTTTACAACGCGGAGAACTAGCAAAATATGAGGGAGAAGGAGCAAAACCGCCAGCGAAAAGCACGCGACGGACGATGAAGGAGCTGCCAAATGGCGGGACGGCAGCGGCAATAGAGCTAGGGTTTGTCACCTCTTTTCTTTCTTCGAAAGAGGGAAGCTTGATTCTAATTTCCGAAGATACCAAGGTGAGAGACTGCAGAATGATCGGATAATATCTGTATATTTGCGGTAATTATttgtatttaatttaaattttgtagaTATTATTCGATCTGTATATTCATTGAATCGGATCAAATATGATAACATCGGATTGTGTATTTAGgagtaatatttttatatattcgtATATCTGATATAAATAGTATAGTttataatatcttattttttatNNNNNNNNNNNNNNNNNNNNNNNNNNNNNNNNNNNNNNNNNNNNNNNNNNNNNNNNNNNNNNNNNNNNNNNNNNNNNNNNNNNNNNNNNNNNNNNNNNNNNNNNNNNNNNNNNNNNNNNNNNNNNNNNNNNNNNNNNNNNNNNNNNNNNNNNNNNNNNNNNNNNNNNNNNNNNNNNNNNNNNtatgttattattattattttttttttttaagagaacttttattgataatattttagaaataaatagacttaaatatatgaaaaaaataatttttttaaaacagtTAAACAGGActttaaaatagttttttttttaatgatgcaGATATACTTGATATCTAATCGGATTCAATCCGCAAATACAAGGATTTGATCGGATCGAATCCAACCTACAAAATGCGAATATCGTATCTGATCTAATCCGATAAAATACCGATCGGATAGAACTATAGACTATATCCAATCTGATTTGTGTACAACCCTAAGAGAaagaacgaaaaaaaaaaaagaatatatatatatacctatttttttatattctttaTACACTGTCATATTAGctattttcttatattttttatacAATTGTCACTTATTAGTATTACCTAATACCTACTAAATTAGGAGTACTAAAAGTATTAGTAgtatttatatattaatagatttaattaaaattatcttttaataattttaattattaattttatataaaattaattgtaTTTGAATTTTCACCTTATAGGAGAGTTATGTTGTGTTATGGTTTTTAAGATGGT is from Arachis ipaensis cultivar K30076 chromosome B01, Araip1.1, whole genome shotgun sequence and encodes:
- the LOC107636172 gene encoding probable LRR receptor-like serine/threonine-protein kinase At1g06840, whose amino-acid sequence is MYLSKGCKHQVLFILWFCCYLLHVSAENNITDPVEVEALNAIKQRLNDPNGNLSNWGDNDPCTSKWTGVLCYNETLDDGYLHVQELQLLSLNLTGNLAPELGNLTRLLRLNFMWNKITGSIPKEIGEIKTLQLLLLNGNNLTGPLPDELGYLPNLDRIQIDQNNISGPVPKSFANLNKTKHFHMNNNSLSGQIPPELFRLPSLVHLLLDNNKLTGYLPSDLYKLPNLLIIQLDNNNFEGNTIPSSYGNMSKLLKMSLRNCNLRGPVPDLSRIPRLLYLDLSSNQLNGSIPSNKLSNNITTIDLSNNKLTGTIPSYFSSLPVLQRLSLENNLLKGSVSSTIWQNKTLNGKKFILELQNNSLTSISGTTDIPPNVTLSLNGNPLCSNNKSLVQFCGSETADNNTNGIVSTNSSSCPAQACPPPFEYSLDCFCAAPLLVGYRLKSPGFSDFRPYVFSFQEYLSTGLSIQMDQLQFNFYWQAGPRLRMDLKLFPVYVDNSSSHIFNTTELLRLMTMFTGWHIQDSDLFGPYELLGFNLLDPYKGVVIPKSSNSKISTGALAGIILGSIACAVTLSAIVTLLILRVKLKDRPVVSKRRHSSKISIKIDGVRAFTFGELSAATNNFSNSSQVGQGGYGKVYKGILSDGTVVAIKRAQEGSLQGEKEFLTEISLLSRLHHRNLVSLLGYCDEEGEQMLVYEFMPNGTLREHISVTAKDPLSFAMRLKIALGSAKGLMYLHTEADPPIFHRDVKASNILLDSKFTAKVADFGLSRLAPVPDLEGVVPGHVSTVVKGTPGYLDPEYFLTHKLTDKSDVYSLGVVFLELLTGMQPISHGKNIVREVNVAYQSGVIFSIIDDRMGSYPSEHVEKFLTLALKCCEDEPEARPKMAEVVRELENIWSMMPESDTRKAESITSDSGKLSTSTPSSSSAIKTPFVSGDVSGSDLVSGVIPSIKPR
- the LOC107644135 gene encoding putative pentatricopeptide repeat-containing protein At3g01580 — translated: MHRRNLLVKLLGTCCSKISIAQLHSQCLKLGLAHDSFIATNLNVLYAKYASVTEAYKLFEESPCRTVHLWNAMLRSYCLERKWVETLCLFHRMNACALSAEERPDNFTVSISLKSCVGLQRLKLGEMIHGFLKKEAMNKDVFVGSALIELYSKCGRMNDAEKVFMEYPNPDVVLWTSMVTGYERSRDPELALAFFSQMVASENVSPDPVTLVSAICACAQLSDFKLGRSIHGYVKRKGYDTKLCLTNALLNLYAKTGSIKSAYNLFEKMPDKDIISWTSMVACYTDNGAETKLLDLFNQMIDNRVEPNRVTIVSVLRSCTNMSNLEEGMKIHKLAIDNGLELDMAVSTALMDMYMKCFKPENAISLFNRMPEKDVVSWAVLFSGYAEIGMAHMSMGIFRNMLSTGTLPDAIALVKILAASSDLGILQQAVCLHGFLTKCGFDNNIFVGASLIEMYAKCSSIDNANKVFKQITHKDVVVWSSIIAAYGFHGQGEAALKLFNEMVDSSHVKPNHVTFLSILFACSHAGLIKEGIKIFDTMLNEYQLKPNSEHYAIMVDLLGRIGELDKGLEIINRMPMQAGANVWGALLGACKIHQNINMGELAAQNLFSLDPNHAGYYVLLSNIYCGDKNWHNAANIRKLVKENRLKKIVGRSMVELRNEVHNFVACDRLHHECDQIYDMLRKLNARMREEG